A region of the Candidatus Thorarchaeota archaeon genome:
GCTTCGCCAAGTCCTCCTTGAGGGATGCGGGCCGAATCTTGAGCATCCAACCAGTACCATATGGGTCCTTGTTCACGAGCTCAGGAGCCTCCTCAAGTCGCTCGTTCACTTCAACGATCTCCCCAGATACGGGTGAAATGACATCCGAGGAGGCCTTCATCGACTCCACGAGACCACAGACCTTGCCGGCATTGACAGTCGTACCGACATCGTTGACCTCGACAAAGGTGATTTCATGTAGAGAGTTCTGAGCATAGTCCGTGATTCCCACGGTCACAAGACCATCTTCAACTCTTGCCCACTCATGGTCCTTTGTGTAGTACAAACCATCCATGACTCTAGTCTTGTCTTTCATCTGAAGTCCTCCATTAGTCATGCGACCGTCTAGGCCCACTTAAATCAGTTACCATATCGCGCAGTCCGCCCCTCTCCAAAGAGGCTCGTATCGTAAAAGGGCCATTCTGTCACCTTGGCCCTTCGTAGACGACCCTTGATGTCTACCTCGACTAGGTCCCCCACGGCCACCGAGTCCGGTCTGACATAGGCGAGCGCAATCCCGTTGTTCAGGATTGGCGA
Encoded here:
- the gcvH gene encoding glycine cleavage system protein GcvH, which encodes MKDKTRVMDGLYYTKDHEWARVEDGLVTVGITDYAQNSLHEITFVEVNDVGTTVNAGKVCGLVESMKASSDVISPVSGEIVEVNERLEEAPELVNKDPYGTGWMLKIRPASLKEDLAKLMDSKAYAKFLETL